GCAGCGGCAGTAAAGTGCCAGCTCCTGCCCCTCTCCACCATGAATATATTCTGGCTTCTAGCCAAGCTGAAGCAGCTCGACAGGCCGCAGCACTGCACCAGCAAAACGTGACCCTCAAGCGCCAGCGTCGTTGGCTGGGGATTATCACCCTCGTGTCGATCGCCGCTGTAGGTCTGGGAGGCAGCAGCTTCTTGCTCTACCAACAAGCCGAACGCAATCGCCTATTGGCCGAGAACCTGCGGGATCAAGCTGACCATGAACGGATTCGCGCGCTCACCCAAGCCTCAGAAGCTCTCTTTGGTGGAAATCAGCGTTTTGATGCCTTGCTGCAGTCCATGCGAGCCGGATACCAGCTCCAAGCTGCCTACAGCAGACCTCCTGCTGAGCTGCAGGCCCAGGTGCTTACAGCTCTCCAGCAAGCCATCTTCTGGGTACGGGAACGCAATCAGCTAGAGCAGCATAACGGCATTGTCTGGGATGTGAGTTATAGCCCAGATGGGCAGATTATTGCCTCCGCTAGTGGCGATCGCACCGTCCGATTATGGCGACCCGACGGCACCCTGCTGCATAGCCTAGAAGGCCATACCCAGCCGGTGCTAGGGGTTTCCTTTTCCCCGGATGGTCAGCTCATTGCCTCAGCGGGGCAAGACCAAACGATTAAACTTTGGCGATCGGATGGCACCTTAGTCACCACCTTTACAGGCCATAGCGCCGCCGTGAATCATGTCCGCTTTAGCCCGGATGGTCAACGCCTGATCTCCGCCAGTGACGACAGCACCGTAAGGTTATGGCAGCTCGACGGCACCCCGATCACCACCCTCACCCAGCATAGTGCAGCCGTGCGCGATGTGCGATTTAGCCCCGATGGTCGGCTGATTGCCTCGGCTAGCGATGACCAAACCGTGCGGCTGTGGCGATCGGATGGCAGTCCCCTTCGGCAACTGCAGGGACATACCGCTCGGGTCTATGCCATCGACTTTAGTCCCGACGGTCAATTTCTGATCTCAGGCAGTTGGGATCACACCGTACGACTTTGGCGCGCCGACGGCACCCCGATCCGCACCGTGCAGGCCCATGATGACCTGATCCACCAAGTGCGATTTTCCGCCGATGGTCGCCAATTCGCTACGGCTAGCGCCGACAAAACCATCAAATTTTGGCGGCTGGATGGCAGCTTAGTCTCCACCCTTGGCGGTCATACCTCCCAAGTCCGTAGCCTCAGCTTTACGCCCGATGGAGCTTGGTTGGCCTCGGCTGGAGGCGATCGCAGCATCAAAATCTGGAGCCTCGATCGCTCATGGCTCACCCCTCTGCAATCCCATACGGGGCAGGTCTACGACGTTGAGTTTTCCCCTGATGGCCAACACCTGGCCACCACCGGAGCAGACTCCACCATCAAAATCTGGAACCTTGATGGATCGGAAGAACGCTCAATCACAGCCCATGATTCATCCATTTGGGATCTGAGTTTTAGTCCCGATGGTCAGCAGCTAGCCTCCAGCAGTTCTGACTGGACGGTTAAGCTTTGGAACCCGCAGACCGGAGCCTTGCTCCATACCCTCAGAGGCCATCGCGCACCGGTGTATGCGGTTGTCTTCAGTCCTGATGGCCGCTGGATTGCCACCGCTAGCGATGACCAAACCGTGCGGCTATGGACGCGGGACGGTCGTTTTGTTCGGCAAATCGAAGCCCACAGCAACGGCGTCCTGACTGTGCAATTCAGTCCCGACAGTCAAACATTACTCACCGGGAGCTGGGACACCACGGCCAAACTCTGGAGCCTAGACGGGCAGGTGCTCCAAACCTTCAAGGGCCATAGCGGCTGGATCTTTGACGCCGTCTTTAGTCCCGATGGGGAAACCATCGCCACCGCCAGCTACGACAACACCGTCGGCTTGTGGGATCGACAGGGCAACCGCTTGGCAACACTGGAGGGGCATAGTGATGGCGTGGTGGCAGTGCAGTTTTTTCCCGACGGCATCGCCACTGCTAGCGCCGATCGCACCATGAAGCTCTGGCGACTGGACGGCACGCTGATTACTACCCTGCCAGGTCATACGGGAACCGTGAATAACCTCAGCTTTAGTCCCGATGGTCACCTTCTCGCCTCCGCCAGTGACGATCGCACCGTCCTCCTTTGGGATACCAACGTGCTGGGCAACCTTGATGAATTGATGACCCTTGGCTGTAGTTGGCTACAGGACTATCTACGCCATGCCAACCTCAGTGAGAGCGATCGCCAACTCTGCAGCTCTTAAGGTTCACCACACTTGTCCTTTCTTGAGCAATTCCACCGTGTCGTCGGCAGGTACAGGCTTACCAAACCAATAGCCTTGCCCTGAATCACAATGGAGCGATCGCAGGGCCGCAAGCTGTTCAGGGGTTTCAATGCCTTCCCCAATCACCCCCATTCCTAGAGCATGGGCCAAGGCCACAATGGCTTGCACAATCTTGGCTTTCCCTTCGTCATGCATAATCTCACTGACAAAGGAGCGATCGATCTTGAGCATACCGATGGGAAAGGCATGAAGACGGCTCAGGGATGAATACCCCGTACCAAAATCATCAATACATAACTGAATGCCGCGCTGGGTCAAGCTCTCAAGCAGCGCCGCCGCATGGGTAGCATTGTCCATAATGCCGCTTTCGGTTATTTCCAGTTTGAGACAGTGGGGAGGCAAGCCCACTTGCTCAATCACATGCTGAATATCGTCCACCAGGTTCGGGCTAGACAACTGCCGAGGTGATAGATTCACGCTCATAATCAAGCGATCGGCTTGGGGCAGGGTCGATCGCCAAGCCTGTAGCTGTTGGCAGGCTTCTTGCAGCACCCACATACCAATGGGAATGATTAATCCCGTCTCTTCAGCGATGGGGATGAAGTCAACCGGAGAG
This Candidatus Obscuribacterales bacterium DNA region includes the following protein-coding sequences:
- a CDS encoding TIR domain-containing protein; this translates as MTSNSLGDFQPVGRSRRKRGLNVADLLILPKEQQRIVNWMLRRDEVTMADLEEHLKQDAIALQPILEELISQSYVQVVAGHPPRYRVQLAAKSGRQMPKNIWDILDHNSPTANIFISYSRRNKPFVQRLYDALKKHGREIWVDWESIPSAADWWKEIELGIELADTFVFVLSPASVQSPICTQEINHALLNSKRMIPVVCEDVNPSEVHPELARLNWIFVRDVDQFGESIRKLVTTLDTDLDYVRMHTRILIRAKEWSDRQQDESFLLRGSDLHDAEQWYGGSGSKVPAPAPLHHEYILASSQAEAARQAAALHQQNVTLKRQRRWLGIITLVSIAAVGLGGSSFLLYQQAERNRLLAENLRDQADHERIRALTQASEALFGGNQRFDALLQSMRAGYQLQAAYSRPPAELQAQVLTALQQAIFWVRERNQLEQHNGIVWDVSYSPDGQIIASASGDRTVRLWRPDGTLLHSLEGHTQPVLGVSFSPDGQLIASAGQDQTIKLWRSDGTLVTTFTGHSAAVNHVRFSPDGQRLISASDDSTVRLWQLDGTPITTLTQHSAAVRDVRFSPDGRLIASASDDQTVRLWRSDGSPLRQLQGHTARVYAIDFSPDGQFLISGSWDHTVRLWRADGTPIRTVQAHDDLIHQVRFSADGRQFATASADKTIKFWRLDGSLVSTLGGHTSQVRSLSFTPDGAWLASAGGDRSIKIWSLDRSWLTPLQSHTGQVYDVEFSPDGQHLATTGADSTIKIWNLDGSEERSITAHDSSIWDLSFSPDGQQLASSSSDWTVKLWNPQTGALLHTLRGHRAPVYAVVFSPDGRWIATASDDQTVRLWTRDGRFVRQIEAHSNGVLTVQFSPDSQTLLTGSWDTTAKLWSLDGQVLQTFKGHSGWIFDAVFSPDGETIATASYDNTVGLWDRQGNRLATLEGHSDGVVAVQFFPDGIATASADRTMKLWRLDGTLITTLPGHTGTVNNLSFSPDGHLLASASDDRTVLLWDTNVLGNLDELMTLGCSWLQDYLRHANLSESDRQLCSS